In the genome of Actinomycetota bacterium, one region contains:
- a CDS encoding cupin domain-containing protein: MGEADPVVHIDETGRRAGAPTSGMRREEAVATDSTWGGLVHTDPGMVSGWHHHGDYESVIYVMTGRLRMESGPGGTNVSEAGPGDFLFVPSGSVHRESNPSDVGGTAVVVRSGRGEPVVNVEGPA; the protein is encoded by the coding sequence ATGGGCGAAGCCGACCCGGTGGTGCACATCGACGAGACCGGTCGACGCGCCGGTGCGCCGACGTCGGGGATGCGTCGGGAGGAGGCGGTTGCCACCGACAGCACGTGGGGCGGGCTCGTGCACACGGACCCCGGCATGGTCTCTGGATGGCACCATCACGGCGACTACGAGTCCGTGATCTACGTGATGACCGGGCGGTTGCGGATGGAATCGGGACCGGGCGGAACGAACGTGAGTGAGGCCGGTCCCGGTGACTTCCTATTCGTGCCGAGTGGGTCGGTGCATCGGGAGTCCAATCCGTCCGACGTTGGGGGAACGGCCGTCGTCGTTCGTTCCGGACGTGGCGAGCCAGTAGTGAACGTGGAGGGTCCCGCGTAG